The following are from one region of the Capsicum annuum cultivar UCD-10X-F1 chromosome 1, UCD10Xv1.1, whole genome shotgun sequence genome:
- the LOC107866615 gene encoding keratin, type I cytoskeletal 47 kDa: MNNGDEEKGFLWKLPVIKSKQLGKIGPGFGLGVGCGFGVGIGLIGGTGFGVGFPGLQLGIGLGAGCGIGVGFGYAIGRGFAYDDKRRYSNVGNKIFQYGPHDHKDEIGEIIDEFVVNTKKLIKATTQELDKWRRS; this comes from the coding sequence ATGAATAATGGAGATGAAGAAAAGGGTTTCCTATGGAAGTTACCAGTAATTAAGTCAAAGCAATTAGGGAAAATCGGACCTGGTTTTGGACTTGGGGTTGGTTGTGGTTTCGGTGTTGGAATTGGGCTCATTGGAGGCACTGGTTTTGGTGTAGGGTTTCCTGGTTTGCAACTAGGTATTGGTTTAGGTGCTGGCTGTGGAATTggtgttggttttggttatgCTATTGGAAGAGGTTTTGCTTATGATGACAAACGTAGGTACTCTAATGTTGGCAACAAGATTTTCCAATATGGTCCTCATGATCATAAAGATGAGATAGGGGAAATCATTGATGAGTTTGTTGTCAACACTAAAAAGCTCATCAAAGCAACTACACAAGAGTTAGACAAGTGGAGAAGGTCCTGA
- the LOC107866604 gene encoding uncharacterized protein LOC107866604 translates to MITTTGVWVVDDCEPRLIIQKNNYGPRKQLYLVEVSGALLLVSQFCKYEKLDGTNAGLETCEFRVWKLDLIRSKAKEIRILGDRAIFLGVNGSISVDVSKSIGVKPNHIYFTDNWKGGDGRDMGAYNLEDGNTQIFLVIFARQLGLSLHCDMKRALRSCTYRHYILLPFSISQF, encoded by the coding sequence ATGATCACTACTACCGGAGTTTGGGTTGTTGATGATTGTGAACCGCGGTTGATCATTCAGAAAAACAATTATGGTCCGCGAAAACAGCTATATCTAGTCGAAGTATCAGGTGCATTATTACTTGTTTCACAATTTTGTAAGTATGAAAAACTGGATGGAACCAATGCCGGACTTGAGACGTGTGAATTTCGAGTATGGAAACTCGATTTGATCAGAAGTAAAGCGAAAGAGATTAGAATCTTGGGTGATAGAGCAATTTTTCTTGGGGTCAATGGATCAATTTCAGTTGATGTTTCTAAGTCTATAGGAGTGAAGCCTAATCACATATATTTTACGGATAATTGGAAAGGAGGAGATGGCAGAGATATGGGAGCTTACAATCTTGAAGATGGAAACACTCAAATCTTTTTAGTGATATTTGCCCGCCAACTTGGGTTATCCCTTCATTGTGATATGAAGAGGGCATTGCGAAGTTGCACGTACCGCCATTACATTCTCTTGCCTTTTAGTATTAGCCAGTTTTGA